A genomic region of Mus musculus strain C57BL/6J chromosome 7, GRCm38.p6 C57BL/6J contains the following coding sequences:
- the Olfr686 gene encoding olfactory receptor 686 — MIFSNNSHLLPHTFFLTGIPGLTAAHVWISLPFCFMFVLSLTGNAVLLSLIWIEHRLHQPMFLFLAMLSFVDLVLSLSTLPKMLAIFWFGATAISSYACLSQMFLIHAFSAMESGVLVAMALDRFVAICNPLHYATILTPEVVAKIGGLVALRGVGLTIFFPSLACRLSYCGSHTIAYTYCEHMSVVKLACGAITVDSLYAFAVAIFLGVGDMAFIAYSYGQIVKTVMRFPSPEARGKAGSTCTAHVCVILFFYGPGFLSVVMQRFGPSTASAAKVILANLYLLFPPALDPIVYGVKTKQIRECLFTIIGSKKIEPT, encoded by the coding sequence atgattttttCTAATAATTCTCATCTCCTTCCACATACTTTCTTCTTGACTGGCATCCCAGGACTGACTGCTGCCCATGTTTGGATATCCCTTCCCTTCTGCTTCATGTTTGTCCTGTCACTAACTGGGAATGCAGTCCTGCTTTCTCTCATCTGGATAGAACACAGGCTCCACCAGcccatgtttttgtttcttgcaaTGCTCTCTTTTGTTGATCTGGTCCTCTCCCTTTCCACTCTGCCCAAGATGCTGGCTATTTTCTGGTTTGGTGCCACAGCCATCAGCTCCTATGCCTGTCTGTCCCAAATGTTCCTCATCCATGCATTCTCTGCCATGGAGTCAGGGGTGCTGGTGGCCATGGCCTTGGACCGATTTGTGGCTATCTGTAACCCATTGCATTATGCAACCATCCTTACGCCTGAAGTTGTTGCCAAGATTGGAGGCCTGGTGGCACTGCGAGGTGTGGGTTTAACTATCTTCTTTCCAAGCCTGGCTTGTCGACTGTCTTATTGTGGTTCACACACAATTGCTTACACTTACTGTGAACACATGTCCGTGGTGAAGCTGGCTTGTGGGGCCATAACTGTGGACAGTCTCTATGCTTTTGCTGTGGCAATCTTTCTTGGTGTGGGGGATATGGCCTTTATTGCCTACTCTTATGGACAGATTGTGAAGACAGTGATGCGTTTTCCTTCTCCAGAGGCACGTGGCAAAGCAGGAAGTACATGCACAGCCCATGTCTGTGTCATCCTCTTCTTCTATGGACCTGGCTTTCTTTCTGTGGTCATGCAGCGCTTTGGGCCATCCACAGCTTCTGCTGCCAAGGTCATCCTTGCCAATCTCTACTTGCTTTTTCCCCCTGCTTTGGACCCCATTGTATATGGGGTTAAGACCAAACAGATCAGAGAGTGTCTGTTCACAATTATAGGTTCCAAGAAGATTGAACCCACTTGA